The following proteins are co-located in the Xyrauchen texanus isolate HMW12.3.18 chromosome 43, RBS_HiC_50CHRs, whole genome shotgun sequence genome:
- the LOC127636083 gene encoding serine/threonine-protein phosphatase 2A 55 kDa regulatory subunit B alpha isoform isoform X1 produces the protein MADITLCVDMNTSPRRPYWWNFGGYVFDRSGAGGGANDVQWCFSQVKGAIDDEVAEADIISTVEFNHSGELLATGDKGGRVVIFQQETENKSQPQCRSEYNVYSTFQSHEPEFDYLKSLEIEEKINKIRWLPQKNAAQFLLSTNDKTIKLWKISERDKRPEGYNLKEEDGRYRDAGAITTLRVPVFRPMDLMVEASPRRVFANAHTYHINSISVNSDNETYLSADDLRINLWHLEITDRSFNIVDIKPANMEELTEVITAAEFHPNQCNTFVYSSSKGTIRLCDMRASALCDKHSKLFEEPEDPSNRSFFSEIISSISDVKFSHNGRYMMTRDYLSVKIWDLNMENRPVETYQVHEYLRSKLCSLYENDCIFDKFECCWNGNDSVVMTGSYNNFFRMLDRSQRRDVTLEASRESCKPRQVLKPRRVCAGGKRKKDEISVDSLDFNKKILHTAWHPQENIIAVATTNNLYIFQEKVN, from the exons ATGGCAG acatcactctctgtgttgacatgaatacctcaccaagacggcCATATTGGTGGAATTTTGGTGGATatgtatttgaccgttcag GAGCCGGAGGTGGGGCCAATGATGTGCAATGGTGTTTTTCGCAAGTGAAAGGGGCGATCGATGATGAAGTAGCCGAAG CTGATATCATCTCTACTGTGGAGTTCAACCACTCAGGGGAGCTGCTAGCCACAGGGGACAAAGGCGGTCGGGTTGTCATCTTTCAACAAGAGACCGAG AACAAGAGCCAGCCACAGTGCCGTAGTGAATACAATGTTTACAGCACATTTCAGAGCCACGAGCCTGAGTTTGACTACCTGAAGAGCTTGGAAATAGAAGAGAAGATTAACAAGATTCGCTGGCTCCCACAAAAGAATGCTGCACAATTTTTGTTGTCCACAAATG ataAAACTATAAAGTTGTGGAAGATCAGTGAACGTGACAAGAGGCCAGAGGGATACAATCTTAAAGAGGAGGATGGCCGCTACAGAGATGCTGGTGCCATCACAACTCTACGG GTGCCAGTGTTCAGGCCAATGGATCTCATGGTTGAGGCCAGCCCTCGGAGGGTCTTTGCCAATGCTCACACATACCACATCAACTCCATCTCAGTCAACAGCGACAATGAGACCTACCTGTCCGCAGATGACCTCCGCATCAATCTGTGGCACCTAGAGATCACAGACCGCAGCTTCA ACATTGTGGACATAAAGCCAGCCAACATGGAGGAGCTGACAGAGGTGATCACAGCCGCAGAGTTCCATCCCAACCAATGCAACACCTTTGTCTACAGCAGCAGTAAGGGCACCATCCGCCTATGTGACATGCGTGCATCAGCACTTTGTGACAAACACTCTAAAT TGTTTGAGGAGCCAGAAGACCCCAGCAACCgctctttcttctctgaaatcaTCTCGTCCATCTCAGATGTGAAGTTCAGTCACAACGGCCGCTACATGATGACCCGTGACTACCTGTCCGTCAAAATCTGGGACCTCAACATGGAGAATCGACCTGTTGAGACATACCAA GTTCATGAGTACCTCAGAAGTAAGTTGTGCTCGCTGTATGAGAATGACTGCATCTTTGACAAGTTTGAATGCTGCTGGAACGGAAATGACAG TGTGGTGATGACTGGATCCTATAACAACTTCTTCCGAATGTTGGACCGTTCCCAACGGCGGGACGTTACCCTAGAGGCTTCACGCGAGAGCTGCAAGCCCCGGCAGGTCCTGAAGCCACGCAGGGTGTGCGCAGGTGGCAAACGAAAGAAGGACGAGATCAGCGTGGACAGCCTGGACTTCAACAAGAAAATCCTACACACCGCCTGGCACCCACAGGAAAATATCATTGCTGTGGCAACCACCAACAACCTCTACATCTTCCAGGAAAAAGTGAACTAA
- the LOC127636083 gene encoding serine/threonine-protein phosphatase 2A 55 kDa regulatory subunit B alpha isoform isoform X3 gives MFLYHQFKLLDKGAGGGANDVQWCFSQVKGAIDDEVAEADIISTVEFNHSGELLATGDKGGRVVIFQQETENKSQPQCRSEYNVYSTFQSHEPEFDYLKSLEIEEKINKIRWLPQKNAAQFLLSTNDKTIKLWKISERDKRPEGYNLKEEDGRYRDAGAITTLRVPVFRPMDLMVEASPRRVFANAHTYHINSISVNSDNETYLSADDLRINLWHLEITDRSFNIVDIKPANMEELTEVITAAEFHPNQCNTFVYSSSKGTIRLCDMRASALCDKHSKLFEEPEDPSNRSFFSEIISSISDVKFSHNGRYMMTRDYLSVKIWDLNMENRPVETYQVHEYLRSKLCSLYENDCIFDKFECCWNGNDSVVMTGSYNNFFRMLDRSQRRDVTLEASRESCKPRQVLKPRRVCAGGKRKKDEISVDSLDFNKKILHTAWHPQENIIAVATTNNLYIFQEKVN, from the exons ATGTTCTTATATCATCAATTTAAGCTTTTAGATAAAG GAGCCGGAGGTGGGGCCAATGATGTGCAATGGTGTTTTTCGCAAGTGAAAGGGGCGATCGATGATGAAGTAGCCGAAG CTGATATCATCTCTACTGTGGAGTTCAACCACTCAGGGGAGCTGCTAGCCACAGGGGACAAAGGCGGTCGGGTTGTCATCTTTCAACAAGAGACCGAG AACAAGAGCCAGCCACAGTGCCGTAGTGAATACAATGTTTACAGCACATTTCAGAGCCACGAGCCTGAGTTTGACTACCTGAAGAGCTTGGAAATAGAAGAGAAGATTAACAAGATTCGCTGGCTCCCACAAAAGAATGCTGCACAATTTTTGTTGTCCACAAATG ataAAACTATAAAGTTGTGGAAGATCAGTGAACGTGACAAGAGGCCAGAGGGATACAATCTTAAAGAGGAGGATGGCCGCTACAGAGATGCTGGTGCCATCACAACTCTACGG GTGCCAGTGTTCAGGCCAATGGATCTCATGGTTGAGGCCAGCCCTCGGAGGGTCTTTGCCAATGCTCACACATACCACATCAACTCCATCTCAGTCAACAGCGACAATGAGACCTACCTGTCCGCAGATGACCTCCGCATCAATCTGTGGCACCTAGAGATCACAGACCGCAGCTTCA ACATTGTGGACATAAAGCCAGCCAACATGGAGGAGCTGACAGAGGTGATCACAGCCGCAGAGTTCCATCCCAACCAATGCAACACCTTTGTCTACAGCAGCAGTAAGGGCACCATCCGCCTATGTGACATGCGTGCATCAGCACTTTGTGACAAACACTCTAAAT TGTTTGAGGAGCCAGAAGACCCCAGCAACCgctctttcttctctgaaatcaTCTCGTCCATCTCAGATGTGAAGTTCAGTCACAACGGCCGCTACATGATGACCCGTGACTACCTGTCCGTCAAAATCTGGGACCTCAACATGGAGAATCGACCTGTTGAGACATACCAA GTTCATGAGTACCTCAGAAGTAAGTTGTGCTCGCTGTATGAGAATGACTGCATCTTTGACAAGTTTGAATGCTGCTGGAACGGAAATGACAG TGTGGTGATGACTGGATCCTATAACAACTTCTTCCGAATGTTGGACCGTTCCCAACGGCGGGACGTTACCCTAGAGGCTTCACGCGAGAGCTGCAAGCCCCGGCAGGTCCTGAAGCCACGCAGGGTGTGCGCAGGTGGCAAACGAAAGAAGGACGAGATCAGCGTGGACAGCCTGGACTTCAACAAGAAAATCCTACACACCGCCTGGCACCCACAGGAAAATATCATTGCTGTGGCAACCACCAACAACCTCTACATCTTCCAGGAAAAAGTGAACTAA
- the LOC127636083 gene encoding serine/threonine-protein phosphatase 2A 55 kDa regulatory subunit B alpha isoform isoform X4 yields the protein MAGAGGGANDVQWCFSQVKGAIDDEVAEADIISTVEFNHSGELLATGDKGGRVVIFQQETENKSQPQCRSEYNVYSTFQSHEPEFDYLKSLEIEEKINKIRWLPQKNAAQFLLSTNDKTIKLWKISERDKRPEGYNLKEEDGRYRDAGAITTLRVPVFRPMDLMVEASPRRVFANAHTYHINSISVNSDNETYLSADDLRINLWHLEITDRSFNIVDIKPANMEELTEVITAAEFHPNQCNTFVYSSSKGTIRLCDMRASALCDKHSKLFEEPEDPSNRSFFSEIISSISDVKFSHNGRYMMTRDYLSVKIWDLNMENRPVETYQVHEYLRSKLCSLYENDCIFDKFECCWNGNDSVVMTGSYNNFFRMLDRSQRRDVTLEASRESCKPRQVLKPRRVCAGGKRKKDEISVDSLDFNKKILHTAWHPQENIIAVATTNNLYIFQEKVN from the exons ATGGCAG GAGCCGGAGGTGGGGCCAATGATGTGCAATGGTGTTTTTCGCAAGTGAAAGGGGCGATCGATGATGAAGTAGCCGAAG CTGATATCATCTCTACTGTGGAGTTCAACCACTCAGGGGAGCTGCTAGCCACAGGGGACAAAGGCGGTCGGGTTGTCATCTTTCAACAAGAGACCGAG AACAAGAGCCAGCCACAGTGCCGTAGTGAATACAATGTTTACAGCACATTTCAGAGCCACGAGCCTGAGTTTGACTACCTGAAGAGCTTGGAAATAGAAGAGAAGATTAACAAGATTCGCTGGCTCCCACAAAAGAATGCTGCACAATTTTTGTTGTCCACAAATG ataAAACTATAAAGTTGTGGAAGATCAGTGAACGTGACAAGAGGCCAGAGGGATACAATCTTAAAGAGGAGGATGGCCGCTACAGAGATGCTGGTGCCATCACAACTCTACGG GTGCCAGTGTTCAGGCCAATGGATCTCATGGTTGAGGCCAGCCCTCGGAGGGTCTTTGCCAATGCTCACACATACCACATCAACTCCATCTCAGTCAACAGCGACAATGAGACCTACCTGTCCGCAGATGACCTCCGCATCAATCTGTGGCACCTAGAGATCACAGACCGCAGCTTCA ACATTGTGGACATAAAGCCAGCCAACATGGAGGAGCTGACAGAGGTGATCACAGCCGCAGAGTTCCATCCCAACCAATGCAACACCTTTGTCTACAGCAGCAGTAAGGGCACCATCCGCCTATGTGACATGCGTGCATCAGCACTTTGTGACAAACACTCTAAAT TGTTTGAGGAGCCAGAAGACCCCAGCAACCgctctttcttctctgaaatcaTCTCGTCCATCTCAGATGTGAAGTTCAGTCACAACGGCCGCTACATGATGACCCGTGACTACCTGTCCGTCAAAATCTGGGACCTCAACATGGAGAATCGACCTGTTGAGACATACCAA GTTCATGAGTACCTCAGAAGTAAGTTGTGCTCGCTGTATGAGAATGACTGCATCTTTGACAAGTTTGAATGCTGCTGGAACGGAAATGACAG TGTGGTGATGACTGGATCCTATAACAACTTCTTCCGAATGTTGGACCGTTCCCAACGGCGGGACGTTACCCTAGAGGCTTCACGCGAGAGCTGCAAGCCCCGGCAGGTCCTGAAGCCACGCAGGGTGTGCGCAGGTGGCAAACGAAAGAAGGACGAGATCAGCGTGGACAGCCTGGACTTCAACAAGAAAATCCTACACACCGCCTGGCACCCACAGGAAAATATCATTGCTGTGGCAACCACCAACAACCTCTACATCTTCCAGGAAAAAGTGAACTAA
- the LOC127636083 gene encoding serine/threonine-protein phosphatase 2A 55 kDa regulatory subunit B alpha isoform isoform X2, producing MNTSPRRPYWWNFGGYVFDHSGAGGGANDVQWCFSQVKGAIDDEVAEADIISTVEFNHSGELLATGDKGGRVVIFQQETENKSQPQCRSEYNVYSTFQSHEPEFDYLKSLEIEEKINKIRWLPQKNAAQFLLSTNDKTIKLWKISERDKRPEGYNLKEEDGRYRDAGAITTLRVPVFRPMDLMVEASPRRVFANAHTYHINSISVNSDNETYLSADDLRINLWHLEITDRSFNIVDIKPANMEELTEVITAAEFHPNQCNTFVYSSSKGTIRLCDMRASALCDKHSKLFEEPEDPSNRSFFSEIISSISDVKFSHNGRYMMTRDYLSVKIWDLNMENRPVETYQVHEYLRSKLCSLYENDCIFDKFECCWNGNDSVVMTGSYNNFFRMLDRSQRRDVTLEASRESCKPRQVLKPRRVCAGGKRKKDEISVDSLDFNKKILHTAWHPQENIIAVATTNNLYIFQEKVN from the exons GAGCCGGAGGTGGGGCCAATGATGTGCAATGGTGTTTTTCGCAAGTGAAAGGGGCGATCGATGATGAAGTAGCCGAAG CTGATATCATCTCTACTGTGGAGTTCAACCACTCAGGGGAGCTGCTAGCCACAGGGGACAAAGGCGGTCGGGTTGTCATCTTTCAACAAGAGACCGAG AACAAGAGCCAGCCACAGTGCCGTAGTGAATACAATGTTTACAGCACATTTCAGAGCCACGAGCCTGAGTTTGACTACCTGAAGAGCTTGGAAATAGAAGAGAAGATTAACAAGATTCGCTGGCTCCCACAAAAGAATGCTGCACAATTTTTGTTGTCCACAAATG ataAAACTATAAAGTTGTGGAAGATCAGTGAACGTGACAAGAGGCCAGAGGGATACAATCTTAAAGAGGAGGATGGCCGCTACAGAGATGCTGGTGCCATCACAACTCTACGG GTGCCAGTGTTCAGGCCAATGGATCTCATGGTTGAGGCCAGCCCTCGGAGGGTCTTTGCCAATGCTCACACATACCACATCAACTCCATCTCAGTCAACAGCGACAATGAGACCTACCTGTCCGCAGATGACCTCCGCATCAATCTGTGGCACCTAGAGATCACAGACCGCAGCTTCA ACATTGTGGACATAAAGCCAGCCAACATGGAGGAGCTGACAGAGGTGATCACAGCCGCAGAGTTCCATCCCAACCAATGCAACACCTTTGTCTACAGCAGCAGTAAGGGCACCATCCGCCTATGTGACATGCGTGCATCAGCACTTTGTGACAAACACTCTAAAT TGTTTGAGGAGCCAGAAGACCCCAGCAACCgctctttcttctctgaaatcaTCTCGTCCATCTCAGATGTGAAGTTCAGTCACAACGGCCGCTACATGATGACCCGTGACTACCTGTCCGTCAAAATCTGGGACCTCAACATGGAGAATCGACCTGTTGAGACATACCAA GTTCATGAGTACCTCAGAAGTAAGTTGTGCTCGCTGTATGAGAATGACTGCATCTTTGACAAGTTTGAATGCTGCTGGAACGGAAATGACAG TGTGGTGATGACTGGATCCTATAACAACTTCTTCCGAATGTTGGACCGTTCCCAACGGCGGGACGTTACCCTAGAGGCTTCACGCGAGAGCTGCAAGCCCCGGCAGGTCCTGAAGCCACGCAGGGTGTGCGCAGGTGGCAAACGAAAGAAGGACGAGATCAGCGTGGACAGCCTGGACTTCAACAAGAAAATCCTACACACCGCCTGGCACCCACAGGAAAATATCATTGCTGTGGCAACCACCAACAACCTCTACATCTTCCAGGAAAAAGTGAACTAA